The following are from one region of the Methanospirillum hungatei genome:
- a CDS encoding type IV pilin — MKDDAVSSVVSEMLLITLVLILIPSVTITLMNQLPGERVPTVNIKMGPIDEGMVTMYHKGGDYLLQNDLMIVVHHRNTMNSESKGGIELNFHSLSNSKTIFDLGDSVDCNFASLQSGDQIQVISTKTVIFSGIVP; from the coding sequence ATGAAAGACGATGCAGTATCTTCGGTGGTTAGTGAGATGCTCCTCATTACCTTAGTTTTAATTCTGATACCTTCAGTAACAATCACTCTGATGAACCAGTTACCAGGTGAGCGGGTACCCACCGTGAATATCAAAATGGGGCCGATTGATGAAGGGATGGTGACAATGTATCATAAAGGAGGGGATTACCTTTTACAAAATGATCTCATGATTGTTGTCCACCATCGAAATACTATGAATTCAGAATCAAAAGGAGGAATTGAATTAAATTTTCATTCATTATCAAATTCAAAAACAATCTTTGATTTAGGTGATTCTGTGGATTGCAACTTTGCATCGTTGCAATCCGGAGACCAAATTCAAGTGATTTCTACGAAAACCGTAATATTTTCTGGAATAGTGCCATGA